A window of Saccharomyces eubayanus strain FM1318 chromosome XII, whole genome shotgun sequence contains these coding sequences:
- the IRC19 gene encoding Irc19p, with protein MAPRRISNPTMGKPSITITTAKAIINSEYTLIKSHSKFKLPTHFEKLDAGSTKGRTTVVKIFYRRFVRLKPFVSNVKMVRQTYSDYLRYKFTKEDYELKRYLVFNPNGLQSKTSPEPMGNTKGGEKVMPMEEVQKTLQFILKSCSYLPETKEQKWSIARDNTYCRQILKNILTMQYEKYRSVLNRGVGHDELDVKFSHLRTKSSPPTKLNKGDKKKIPVFKIFSDFDTTLVHLNESLGTRL; from the coding sequence ATGGCTCCCAGACGAATCAGTAATCCAACAATGGGCAAACCTTCTATAACAATCACAACAGCAAAGGCTATTATAAACTCGGAGTATACGCTTATCAAGTCGCATTCCAAATTTAAGCTTCCTacacattttgaaaagctcGATGCAGGCTCTACTAAGGGAAGAACTACAGTAGTAAAGATTTTTTATCGCAGATTTGTGAGGCTGAAACCGTTTGTATCGAATGTGAAAATGGTCAGACAGACGTACAGCGATTATCTTCGATATAAATTCACTAAAGAAGATTACGAACTCAAACGATACTTGGTGTTTAATCCTAACGGTTTGCAATCAAAAACTAGCCCCGAGCCTATGGGCAACACAAAAGGTGGCGAAAAGGTAATGCCTATGGAAGAGGTGCAAAAAACTTTGCAATTCATTTTAAAAAGCTGTTCATATCTACCCGAAACGAAGGAGCAAAAATGGAGTATCGCAAGGGATAATACTTATTGCAGGCAAATcttaaagaatattttaaCGATGCAATATGAAAAGTATAGGTCAGTCCTAAATAGAGGAGTAGGCCATGATGAGCTTGATGTCAAATTTTCTCATTTAAGGACAAAATCCAGTCCGCCTACCAAGTTAAATAAAGgtgataagaaaaagatcccagttttcaaaatattcagTGATTTCGACACAACACTCGTACACCTTAATGAATCATTAGGCACAAGGTTATAA